ACACGCTCGCCCGTGGTTCTCTCGTTTCCATGGCCGCAAAACCCCCATCCCAACACcgtccccttcccttcccaagggCAGCCAGCCCTAAGCCCCAGCAGGCTAGGCCTGTGGGTTTGACACTGTCTAGGAGGAAAGGCACTTTCCAAAGCTACTTCTCaaggcatttatttttgtaactccCACTCAGATCTGGGCTGGGTTTTGCACTTTTTGGATTTGATTTTTTCTGTTCACAACAAACGAAGGGCTGGCACATGAACAGTGGTACCCCATGTTAGAAGTTGAAGAAGCTTTGCACTCTCCATTAGATATCCCCAGTATTCAAGCAGCCCATATCTGTAGGGAACAAATTGGCCTATCCAAACAATCCACTTTTGCTCTACTTCATTTTTCTAGGGGTTTattccctgctttccttcctgcagagacacccaaacccaacataaACATGACCTGcctcaaaatatttctgatctTGGCTAATCCTAACAATTGAAAATCTTCCTAATGGAAAAACCACTGGGCAGGTCATTCTGAAACGCTCTCCAACAGAGCTCCTAAAACTCAGAGAACTAATCATTCTCTACAGTCCTCCACCGATGATAAAATCATGTGGCAGCCAAgcggtaaaaaaaaaagaataactttctgaaatcaggatttttttccccctgtagaACATTACAGTTACATTACCTACACACTCCTAGTCCAGAATTAATCCAGCAAAAATGCCACCTTACATACTCAGCAATTCTTCTCCCCAGATGCATtcagcattccagctgcatATCAGCAATTACGGAGTCATTCCAAAGGGGCCGTGCCCAGGATTTGGCAGAACTAACCCTGAGGCAAGGGATCAGTGGGTCTCATCCCTTTTTCTGCATCAGCAAAATTATTTGTTCAAATCTCATCTTTCCCATCTATTAAAGGAAGCTTTGCCCCCTGCAATAGATGCTCCCAGTATTCAGCGGGCCGATATGATCAGTGTATCTGTAGGGTGTAAATTGGCCATGCAAATGTTCTCCTTCCTTGTGGCAGGGGTTCattcctgctttctttcctgcagacacacccaaacccaacattaACATCACCTGCCTCAAAACAATTCTCATCTTGGCTGTCCCTGAACATTCAAAACTATACACAGAGCGTTTCCCTGTCCCCCGGGACAGGCTCTAAGGCTGGGCTCTCACTTGCACGGAATGAAGAAGAGCTGCTGCACTTGCCAGCGGCTCTGGGGTCTCGCGATCAGCGCTTTGAGTGCAGCTTTTGTACCCACTCTGCCTCCCTGAGCCGAGCAGCATTCCTGGGCATCGGCACCGCCGCTGCAGGCCAACATCCTCCgggcacagctgcaggaaggagatTGCAACGAGTCCTGGCTGAAGGAGTCTCCAGTCTGCTGCAGCCCTTCACCTGGGGCGGAATTGTCTTGTGCCGCCATGGGGGGAGCAAAGGGGCGATGGGCTCTGTGCAGATGAGGGTCTCCTCGGTGTGCTGCTGGTCGCTgggccccacacagctgctggtgCGTTGCCCCGCAGCATCAGGAGCCTGCATGGAAAAATAACACTGCCAGTGCAAGTGACAGccacccatccctgccatggccctgcccacagggcgTCCTGCCTACCAAACTGCTCGAGTCAGGTCATGTTAGAGCAACATAAAAAATGTTCAAATGATGCATTTTCCACATTCTGTCAAAATCATGGCCATACAGTCCACATGTTGGAGGCAGACTGCTGTCAGCAGAATGGGGgaagccccagcagctgctctccccatggcaggatgcccatggcagcagaggCAAGTCTCTGCCCTTGCCCACTGCAGTGGCACCCAGGACAGTGCTTTGGAGTTGCTCCCACGGAACTCAGGCTGCTGCTACAGCAGCAACATCACTTCACACATTTGATAACAAAGAGTTGGAATGGCACACAGGACTTGCCCCAAGAGCTACAAATAAAAGGCGGGGTGGTTAGAAGAGTTTGCTCCTTTTTAATACAAGCAGGCCTGGATTTAAGCAGGGACACTGGGCTAATCATACTGGGGACTGCTTTATAAGCCTTGTCTCTAGCAATTCCCACCAGCCTGCAAGATTTTGTCAGTAGAAAGGGGTAGCTAAGGTTTTACAGCACATCCATGAGCAAGTCTGGGCCAGAACTCAAAAGCACAAGACAAATACTCCCAAATCTGCCCCCCATggggaaaggaagcagaaaagcagatgAAACAAGTGCCATTGAAGCTAAATTGCCTGCATTTATCTTCTGGTCCAACCTTTCTGTACAAAATCTCCTCAATTCAAACACACAGCTTAAGATCAAGGAATAAAAGTGTTTCGAGAGCATTTAAAGCCTGATTCCTCTTACTTGCACGGAAAGGTAGATGCTAAATTCCTTAAGAACACAAATGTGGGTCTGTTTGGGACTGCATCCTTCAAAACAAGGAATGGaggtttagaatcacagaactgtttccattgggaaagacctttaagatcacagAGTCCCCCCAATAACCTGAGGCCGctaacactgccaaggccaccactaaagcATATCCCAGGAcgggatgccattggccttcttggccacctgggcacacgctggCTCACGTTCAGCCACTGCCAagcagcaccctcagctccttttctgctgggcagctttccagccactctgcccccggCCTGTAGCCTTCCGTGGGGTTGTTGTGGCCCAAGTGCAGGACGGGACACTtcaccttgttgaacctcatacaacTGACCTCAGCCCATGATCCAGCCTGGCCAGATCTCTCTGTAGAgacttcctaccctccagcagatcaacgcTCCCACCCAGCTTGGCGTCATCTGCAAACTGGCTGAGATGCCCTTGATCCTCTCctccagatcattgataaagatatgAAACACGACTGGCCCCagtgctgagccctggggaacaccacttgGGACCAGCCACCAACTGCatttaattccatttaattCCACCACTCCCTGGGCCTGCCCATCCTGACAGTCTTCACCCAGGGAAGGAAGAGTGCATTAAGTACTTCAGGCTTTTCTTCATGCTTTGTTCTATGTTTCCCCCCACATCCAGTAAAAGGCAGAGATTCTCCTCAGCCctccttttgttgctgttgtattTACAGAAATAGTTCTActctcttttgcaagtttctaggaagaaattctttactgggaggctgctgaggtACAGGGAACaagttacccagagaagctgtggatgccccaagcctggaagcattcaaggccaggttggattgagccctgagcaacctcgtctagtggaagatgtccctgcccacagccagggCTTTGGAAGTAGAAAATCTCTCAGGATCTTTCCAAtataaatcattctgtgattctatgatttcccAGGAGGAGTCACATTAAATATGGGCGTTGTTTCCGGTTTCTCTCCccacttgcaggtggccatcaagcgagtgtcccgcgatcgcatcccggagtgggcgctccccaccccccgccccaaagagaccaaagcatcccccacagccccacggtgctgcaccagatcccgggcacgtggcctcctccagtccttggcggcctcggggaggctccagagccctgtgtgcgggacagctgctgcagcacccaccgctgtgcctgggggcaaacagcgcccaaggagcggctgcgcaagttcagagtctgaagcagaatccccggtgcacgcaagtgagagctgggatttcaggggctgccaggagatgctgaattcctctcctcgctgccctttCTAGCCACGGCCACGCTGATGCAATCGGAAGAattgcccctgcccaggcagctctcaggtagaagactggcttttgctcctcatgtttctgaggggctagctgccaattcctcaggttttccttccaattaaTACGGGGTTATGACTATTTTTACTAGTTTATTACTAGTCTATTTCTAGTTTTACTCCCTGCGGCTCCCtgtgagcgaggaagcaccacaAACCCTCTCCCTCAAAGCCTTGAGGTACTGCCCAAGCAGAActttttcatgctctttcctcctggtgattttataatctcgtccacagtctgaaagcaaactgatgcCGTAGGCAAAAGCTTGACCTTGGAACCCTAGGGCACTTTCTGTGCGTGTGTTTGTGTCCCCACGGCCTTCGGGTGAGCCTGGTGAGGCCGAGGCCTGGGGCCCTCAAGATGGCGCCGGGGagcccccggggcagcggggcggggcggcagagggtggatttcccccgagcgagcgagcgagcgagggagcgagggagcggcggggaaaggcgcggggagcaggggaggcacaAAGGCCCCGGGTCTCTGGCAAGCGGGCGGCCAGTCGCCAACTGCTGGCTCCCGGAGCCGCTGGCAGGGCCGTGTCTCCTCCACGCCGCTGACACTGCACCTGCAGCGCTGCATCCGGCTCTGCCGGGCTCCCCAGCACGGACGGCAAGGACACggacgggctggagcacgtgcGGACGGGGGACACCGAGATTTAGCGagcgctggagcacctctcctgcaaggaaaggctgagacagctgggcttCTTCAGCCGGCAAAAGACACTTAGGCTTAGGCTCGACGGAACcgtggccttccaggacctgacggcaacctacaagaaagctggagagggactttggacaagggcaggcaaggacaggacaagggagaatggatccaaacggaaagagagtaggtttagatgcggtattcagaaaaatgactctcgtggcacaggttgcccggagaagGTGTGGCTACCccctccctggcagtgttcaaggccaggctggatggagctctagACAAGCCCTTGGTCCAGTGCCAGGGGTCCCTAGCCACAGCAGGGGGGCTTGCAACGAcgtgatctttcaggtcccgTCCAAGCCAAACCATGCCGTGACTCCGTGATTCTGGGAtacttcccctcctcatcctctggcagaaaaagaagcttgGGACCAAGTTCCACATTGCAGACTCTGTCTTTTGGCAGCCTGCAACTGTCTCAACAGAGGATGAAAAGAGATGACATTACTGACACGATTTATCTTTTCTACCTGAAAATTAAAGGCTCCACTCCTGTCCACTCTCGCACAACCATCAGGACAGGGAACTCTTCCCGGTGAAATGCTTCATCTCAcctaaggaagaagaaagctacaagcccacacttttctttatttctgtattgatttattaggttatttctttcacgggcatttatttctttgtttgcttcttcccttccgCGGGGCGCGCGCCGGCTCCTCCGGTGGGCTCGTGCAGGGAACGGACGAACGGAACGGCCGCGCGCTCCGGCggctcagcggcagcagcagcggcagcagcagcggcagcagcagcggcagcagcagcggcagcagcgcctctCTCGATCGGTTTTCCACTCGGATTTCCGCTCGCTCTccgtccccttctccctctcacacTCCACTCActcccgtcccgtccctgtcTCCGCCTCTCCCAGCGCGGCTCATGCCGCGTCCCGCGGGCCGCCCCTCTGCCGGGCCGCCCCGtgcccgccgcggtgccgcctccgccgggctctcTCCGTCCTGGCAGcggctctggtgctggcggagcagcacgctcttttggctccgcctggcgcgggccctggcccggccccggccgaggcccctcccgcggctccgcccggagccgccccgctgccgcccctcggcggggccgccccctgcccgcccctgcccggcccgccgcggtgccgcctccgccgggctctcTCCGTACTGGCAGCGGCGCCGCTGGAAGTGCCGCtcgctctggtgctggcggagcagcacgctcttttggctccgcctggcgcgggccctggcccggccccggccccgaacGAGGCCCCTCCGGCGcttccgcccggagccgccccgctgccgcccggctCCCGCCCCGTCCCCGGCAGCGTCGTCCGCAGCATCGCCGGCAGCTTCCCCGCTCCGAACTCCGCCGCTCGTCAgctcggccgccggccccggggcggctcGGGAAGCAGCAGCGCCCGGGGGCCCCGGGCAGAATGCCGAGAGCGCGGTGCCGCCCGCACGGGCGGAGAAgcctcccctggagcagctctaccGGCAGGGCCCGCtgctggggagcggcggctgcggcagcgTTTACTCCGGGACCCGGCTCGCCGACGGCGCCCCGGTAAGAGTGGGGCCGGGtcggaggggggcggcgggcggcgggcgacgGGCGACGGGCGACGGGCGACGAGCTCAGCCCGCCGCTCGCCTtgacttgcaggtggccatcaagcgaGTGTCCCGCGATCGCATCCCGGAGTGGGCGCGGCTGGTGAGTGAAAGccggcggggcgtggcgggcgggGCTAGGGCGAGGCCCGGGAGGGTGGGAGCCGGGACGCTGCGAGGGGAGCGAGCGTGCAGTGAGCGGGGGCCGCGGAGCGTCCCGGGCCGGGCAATGGCGAGCGgcggtggggccgggccggggtgcCGAAGGCTCGGCGCAGCATCGGCCCCGCTGACGGCATCGCGGTCCCCCCCGCAGCACAACggcgcccttgtgcccctggagctggcgCTGCTCTGGATGGTGTCGCGCCCTGGCTTCCGCGGCGTGGTGCGGCTCCTGGACTGGTTCGAGCTGCCCGACGGCTTcgcgctggtcatggagcgtccggagcgcTGTCAGGACCTCTGGTACTTCCTGGAGGAGCGGGGGTTCCTGACGGAGCCCGTGGCGCGGgggctgttccgccaggtgctggaggccgtgcggcactgcaccagccgcggcgtcctgcaccgcgaCATCAAGGCCGAGAACGTCCTCgtcgacctggccaccggcgaggcaaagctcatcgacttcgggtgCGGCACGGTCCTCCAGGACACCTTCTACACCCGAATGTCAGGTGAGCCCAAAGGCGGGGCCCAGCCgggcagcagagattcccccctttgctggcagagggggaagagggagggagcgaggggaaatccttctgcagccggctgcagccAAGTTGCTTTCCGGCGGGGCGAGGGCTGCCTGTTGTGGAacgggagctggctgggagggagcagcactcaTCAGGGCCTGATGAGCTGCGCCCGTGTCCCGTAGGCACGCCGGAGTACAGCCCGCCGGAGTGGATCCTCTTTGGCTGCTACCATGGCCAGCCAgccaccatctggtccctgggcatcctgctctatgagctggtctgtgggCACCTTCCTTTCAACACGGATGAGGACATCATCCGGGGCCAGCTCTTCTTCCCGCCCCGGGTGTCTCAAGGTGGGGATGCGCCTTCACggcacggggggagggggggaaggacgtggttggcagagggcaggtggCACGCAGGCGTCCTGCTCTTGCAGCTAGGGAGGAGGCTGATCTGCTGGGGTtagctggaggaggtggcacgTGTGCCTCTGGGCTGCTCTCGTCCGAAAGGGAGGATCGACGGGAAGGTTGGGGTGCAGCTTCCGAGCGCTCCTAGTGTGGCCTGGGCACCGTggaatctgggagagcaggggcaggagccttgTCCCGCTGAGCAGCGTTTTcccgtttctctccccagagtgccagcacctcatccgGTGGTGTTTATCCATGGACCCCGCgcacaggccgtccttggaagacctGTTTGAGCATTCTTGGCTGCAGGACCGTCACCTGGCCCAGGAGACAGCAGAGATCCATCCCTCTGCACAGTAGGATCCAGGAGCCCAGCAAGCACCAGCTGCACGCGTCTCGGGGCGCTCGAAGAAAACGGCAGAGCGTTTCCCTGCGGCCGTGGCACGGAGGAGAGAGCGCAGCCGAGGAGATGCTTCCGCTGGTCCTCGGCGCCTTGTGGAGGAAGCGGCTCAGTGCTCCCCATCCTATTGGAGAAGTCGTGGCAGTGCGGTGAAGTTGCCAcggactggaaaaggggaaacatccccctgcagctcaaTGGCATCGTGATGTCCCCGCAAGCCGAGGCACCGCCGGGGTGTTCTTCTGGAGCACGACCTGGAGCCGGACAACACCGTCCTCGAGCTGGCCGCTGGCGGGGCAAAGCCGGTTGGCTTTGGTTGCGGCCCCTTCCTGGAGGACATGCTCTGCGCCCCGAcggaatcaagatgagtccacagccggcggaggggtggggggatgcTCGTGGTTCCAGGCGTGGCAGGGCTCGGCCGGGCCAGGCGCCGGAGCTTCCCCGCTTGGCGGCGCCGGGGAATATTAACTTTTCCGCCGGCCGCCAAGTTGCTTTTTGGCGGGACAGGGCACGGATGCTGTGCAGGGGGAGCCAGCGCCCGGccttgctgacagcttctgccacccagcctggcccgggctggggcggggggagccagcctggcaaaagcatccgtccGTAGGGACggggggcagcagaggggggcGGGTTCCGAAGGCGTGCCCCAGCTGGTCTGCTTTGCGGGCCCTTGAGGAAGGGGTGGGCTTACGcgtgggaaaggtggggtttttccccagccgtgGGAGAGCCTTAATGCTTGCATGGAGTGCTCAGACCCTCCCCAGGCCCGTGATACGGTGATAACCTTTGACGCTTTTTCTTGCTTCCAGGTCTTGTTTTGAATTGACTTTCATGCAAtcgttctttgctttttccaggaagATTGCACCGGGTGCCCGGACCGCATGGGGAAGCGCTGGCACCCTGTGTGTGGAGTGCGTCCGGTGCCGGCGCTACCCCGGGGGTCCGCTTTCTGCGGGGCCATCGCCTTCAAGACGGACGAGGACCTCGTGCGGGATCggctcctctcctggcagcaggtctccagaGGTGGGTACCCGGCTTCACAGCAACGGGTGGCAGAAGGGCTTCCGGCAGACGGCAGCGGGCACACGAGCATCCCGctcttgcagctgctgaggagactgCTCTGCCGTGTTTAAGTGGAGGAGGTGGAACGTGGCCTgccatgctgctctcctctAGAAACGGAGAATTGGCACCGCCAGCAGCCTGGCCCGGGCACAGGccgtgctgggacaggggggacaggagccctgTCCGGCTGACCGcggctttctggtttctctccccagggtGCCAGCACCTCAGGCACGGAAGCAGCACCGCTCGGCCTGCGAatctgggagggctggagggtGGCGGGTGTTAATTTGctgtcaaaaataaatcttgttctTGTCGTTGTCATCGGAgcctttctttcatccttttccaagcttttggtCCCCTTCCTCCAGGGTAATCTTTTTGTGTCCTTCCTCAGCCACTCGGTGGCCTTTGGCAGGGGGGGTTAAGCAACGCGAAAATTTCAACAACAGCTCCTGTTGCCAACGGCAGCAGCCCCTTCGAGAagccggagctgccagccaggccCGCGTGTGCTTTGGAAAGGGGAGCGGTTTGCAGGGACACAGTGGTCGCCCCGCTGCAAAAGCTGGGAGGAAATCAGAAGCGGCAAAATGCCATTTCGGCTCAAGCCCCGCCCAAAtacttcttcatctttcccctctgctccaagataggcaggcagggctggactcCGGCAAGGTTCCAAGTTCTTTGTGCTCCCTGGCATCAAAGGGATCACGATGGAAACTCTCATAGGCAGTGACTGCGGTAcagctcctgaaggaaaaaagggagtcTCACGAGATGGGACATCCTTCTTGTCTCCTTTGTCTCCCCAGGAGCCCCTCGGAAAGAGAAATGCCTGCAAGGGCTTTATCTGACTCGttcccagcca
This Aphelocoma coerulescens isolate FSJ_1873_10779 chromosome 3, UR_Acoe_1.0, whole genome shotgun sequence DNA region includes the following protein-coding sequences:
- the LOC138107022 gene encoding serine/threonine-protein kinase pim-1-like; translation: PSAGPPPARPCPARRGAASAGLSPYWQRRRWKCRSLWCWRSSTLFWLRLARALARPRPRTRPLRRFRPEPPRCRPAPAPSPAASSAASPAASPLRTPPLVSSAAGPGAAREAAAPGGPGQNAESAVPPARAEKPPLEQLYRQGPLLGSGGCGSVYSGTRLADGAPVAIKRVSRDRIPEWARLHNGALVPLELALLWMVSRPGFRGVVRLLDWFELPDGFALVMERPERCQDLWYFLEERGFLTEPVARGLFRQVLEAVRHCTSRGVLHRDIKAENVLVDLATGEAKLIDFGCGTVLQDTFYTRMSGTPEYSPPEWILFGCYHGQPATIWSLGILLYELVCGHLPFNTDEDIIRGQLFFPPRVSQECQHLIRWCLSMDPAHRPSLEDLFEHSWLQDRHLAQETAEIHPSAQ